A genomic stretch from Helianthus annuus cultivar XRQ/B chromosome 1, HanXRQr2.0-SUNRISE, whole genome shotgun sequence includes:
- the LOC110900237 gene encoding CAAX prenyl protease 2 isoform X3 yields the protein MVSVYTTRLKRVSELLKFSAENGILCMKQWEAVVFPLCLTSLMYIGSFILKILSIWSSWAEHGDRQIDISFHGLKSGLQNLINWMVSAVYDISVWRMYIVAPVTEELVFRGCMISLLLCGGFKAYTVILLSPVLFSLAHLNHLLEYYMQQNTSLLKASMVVGFQLGYTVIFGSYASFLFVRTGHIAAPLVSHMFCNIMGLPAFFSRRTWLVSVGFVAGAISFVYLLFPLTSPALYNDRTDNCECWHTYCYWT from the exons ATGGTATCCGTCTACACCACACG ATTAAAAAGGGTTAGTGAGTTGCTAAAATTTTCTGCTGAAAATGGAATTTTATGTATGAAACAGTGGGAAGCTGTGGTTTTTCCTCTTTGCCTGACTTCTTTAATGTATATCGGCTCGTTTATCCTCAAAATTTTATCAATTTGGAGCTCGTGGGCCGAACATGGGGACCGTCAGATAGATATATCATTTCATGGCTTAAAGAGTGGTCTTCAAAACCTCATTAACTGGATGGTTTCAGCCGTTTACGATATTTCAGTTTGGAGAATGTATATTGTG GCTCCCGTTACGGAAGAGTTAGTTTTCAGAGGTTGTATGATATCTTTACTTCTATGTGGAGGATTTAAAGCATATACAGTAATACTTCTCTCTCCTGTTCTTTTTAGCCTAG CTCACTTGAACCATTTATTGGAGTACTACATGCAACAAAATACCAGCTTGCTGAAAGCTTCCATGGTTGTAG GTTTCCAGCTGGGCTACACAGTGATATTTGGGTCATATGCATCATTTCTCTTTGTTCGAACTG GACATATAGCAGCGCCACTCGTGTCACATATGTTCTGCAACATCATGGGACTTCCTGCCTTCTTTTCACGAAGAACAT GGTTGGTGAGCGTGGGATTTGTAGCAGGGGCGATAAGCTTTGTATATCTTTTGTTTCCGCTTACTTCTCCAGCGTTGTACAATGATAGAACCGACAATTGCGAATGCTGGCACACTTACTGCTATTGGACTTAG
- the LOC110900237 gene encoding CAAX prenyl protease 2 isoform X2 → MVIGDCTWHSIHEIKRWNMSYLLSAYGIRLHHTWEAVVFPLCLTSLMYIGSFILKILSIWSSWAEHGDRQIDISFHGLKSGLQNLINWMVSAVYDISVWRMYIVAPVTEELVFRGCMISLLLCGGFKAYTVILLSPVLFSLAHLNHLLEYYMQQNTSLLKASMVVGFQLGYTVIFGSYASFLFVRTGHIAAPLVSHMFCNIMGLPAFFSRRTWLVSVGFVAGAISFVYLLFPLTSPALYNDRTDNCECWHTYCYWT, encoded by the exons ATAAAGAGGTGGAACATGTCCTACTTGCTTAGTGCTTATGGTATCCGTCTACACCACACG TGGGAAGCTGTGGTTTTTCCTCTTTGCCTGACTTCTTTAATGTATATCGGCTCGTTTATCCTCAAAATTTTATCAATTTGGAGCTCGTGGGCCGAACATGGGGACCGTCAGATAGATATATCATTTCATGGCTTAAAGAGTGGTCTTCAAAACCTCATTAACTGGATGGTTTCAGCCGTTTACGATATTTCAGTTTGGAGAATGTATATTGTG GCTCCCGTTACGGAAGAGTTAGTTTTCAGAGGTTGTATGATATCTTTACTTCTATGTGGAGGATTTAAAGCATATACAGTAATACTTCTCTCTCCTGTTCTTTTTAGCCTAG CTCACTTGAACCATTTATTGGAGTACTACATGCAACAAAATACCAGCTTGCTGAAAGCTTCCATGGTTGTAG GTTTCCAGCTGGGCTACACAGTGATATTTGGGTCATATGCATCATTTCTCTTTGTTCGAACTG GACATATAGCAGCGCCACTCGTGTCACATATGTTCTGCAACATCATGGGACTTCCTGCCTTCTTTTCACGAAGAACAT GGTTGGTGAGCGTGGGATTTGTAGCAGGGGCGATAAGCTTTGTATATCTTTTGTTTCCGCTTACTTCTCCAGCGTTGTACAATGATAGAACCGACAATTGCGAATGCTGGCACACTTACTGCTATTGGACTTAG
- the LOC118491660 gene encoding putative disease resistance protein RGA3, with protein sequence MGDAAVSALVKEVLGILTSELIKEFGLLRRFKGDILALKEDFEQIQAVLEDAEEKQVKEKAVELWLRRLRSASLKVENVLDGISTEALLRSLNKEIDIERGIKVGIKYKVRASFSKFKFRVKAAHKVKAIRTKLDDIASKRLKFNLTSSDTSHLDVGVEGEMPNRETSSLILDSSKILGRDEEVEMVTRTICNKDIGKYDNGEILVYGIWGMGGLGKTTLAQLVYNHERVDQYFDLRCWVYVSQNFQVNEIIKKIIESVDESGCTLTQLDTLQASLRNKLVGRKFLIVLDDVWAEENEEGKWKTLSGTLSCGAEGSIVVMTTRLETTCRMMAKAGELRHQLGCLSEENSWLLFKKHAFAQGRVGDDIRKLEPIGREIVVKCNGLPLAVKTLGSLMWSKSSSNDWQRVKDSNIWNLQENNVLPALKLSYDNLAPHIKRCFSYFCLFPKGYELKKDELILLWVANGFILPREETDNLYVIGEESFNCLVWKSLFQVDGYDRCKMHDLVHDMARHVMKHDCLVIEPACNEVKIPDEVLHLSSSCPDEKLILSSEDFEKLTSLRSIFMFGEEDEGCISQLFNHMYVRVLHLALPELRTLPESICKLKHLRYLNLSNSWIEALPESIMYLQNLQVLILCWCSRLRKLPESICKLRYLKYLTLLGSGIEVLPGGLKDMINLQRLDINRCRSLRYLPVGIEKLTNLRMLPRFPVGKERGAKISELGDLNLLEGELKIEGLKNVGGISQN encoded by the coding sequence ATGGGAGATGCAGCTGTTTCGGCTCTTGTCAAGGAAGTGTTGGGGATACTGACTTCTGAACTTATCAAAGAGTTTGGTCTCCTTCGGCGTTTCAAAGGTGATATTTTGGCTCTCAAGGAAGATTTCGAGCAGATCCAGGCTGTTCTTGAAGATGCAGAAGAGAAACAAGTCAAGGAAAAGGCTGTAGAGTTATGGCTTCGACGTCTCAGATCTGCATCCCTGAAGGTAGAAAATGTGCTGGATGGTATCTCTACTGAAGCTTTGCTGCGAAGTCTAAACAAAGAGATAGACATCGAAAGAGGAATCAAAGTAGGCATCAAATACAAGGTAAGAGCCTCATTCTCCAAATTTAAGTTTCGTGTTAAGGCTGCTCACAAAGTTAAAGCCATAAGAACAAAACTGGATGATATTGCATCTAAGAGACTTAAGTTTAACTTGACCTCTAGTGACACAAGTCATCTAGATGTGGGAGTTGAAGGTGAGATGCCTAATAGGGAAACTAGCTCGCTTATACTTGATTCTTCAAAGATTTTAGGAAGAGATGAAGAGGTGGAGATGGTAACTAGAACGATATGCAACAAAGATATAGGAAAATATGACAATGGTGAGATTCTGGTGTATGGTATATGGGGTATGGGAGGCCTGGGAAAGACTACTTTAGCTCAATTAGTCTATAACCATGAGAGGGTTGATCAATATTTCGACTTACGATGTTGGGTGTATGTGTCTCAAAACTTCCAAGTTAACGAGATTATAAAGAAAATCATCGAGTCCGTAGATGAATCTGGGTGTACACTTACACAGCTGGATACATTGCAAGCCTCCCTCCGAAACAAGTTAGTGGGAAGGAAATTCTTAATTGTACTAGATGATGTTTGGGCTGAAGAGAACGAAGAGGGGAAATGGAAAACCTTAAGTGGAACATTAAGTTGTGGGGCAGAAGGAAGTATTGTTGTGATGACAACACGGTTGGAGACAACTTGTCGAATGATGGCTAAGGCTGGCGAGCTACGACATCAATTGGGATGTTTATCAGAAGAGAACTCATGGTTATTATTTAAGAAGCATGCTTTTGCACAAGGAAGAGTGGGGGATGACATACGTAAGCTAGAGCCTATTGGAAGGGAAATAGTTGTGAAATGTAATGGGCTGCCTTTGGCGGTGAAGACTTTGGGCAGCTTAATGTGGTCAAAAAGTAGTAGCAACGACTGGCAACGTGTGAAAGATAGTAACATATGGAACTTACAAGAAAATAATGTCTTGCCTGCTTTAAAGTTAAGTTATGATAACTTGGCTCCACATATAAAGAGatgtttttcttatttttgtttGTTTCCTAAAGGCTATGAACTAAAAAAAGATGAACTGATCTTGTTGTGGGTAGCAAACGGTTTCATTCTGCCCAGAGAAGAAACAGACAACTTGTATGTGATTGGAGAAGAAAGTTTtaattgtttggtttggaaaTCCCTCTTCCAGGTGGATGGTTATGATAGATGTAAAATGCATGATCTAGTGCATGACATGGCACGGCATGTAATGAAACATGATTGTTTAGTTATAGAGCCTGCTTGTAACGAGGTTAAAATCCCAGATGAGGTGCTTCATTTGAGCTCGTCATGTCCGGATGAAAAGTTAATTTTATCATCTGAGGATTTTGAAAAGTTAACATCATTAAGGTCAATATTCATGTTCGGGGAGGAGGATGAAGGTTGCATTAGTCAACTTTTCAACCACATGTATGTAAGGGTATTACACTTGGCTCTTCCGGAGTTAAGGACATTACCAGAATCAATTTGTAAACTCAAACATCTGAGATACTTGAATCTATCAAATTCATGGATAGAAGCTTTACCTGAGTCGATTATGTATCTCCAAAACTTGCAAGTGTTGATTTTATGTTGGTGTAGCAGATTGCGTAAGTTGCCTGAATCGATTTGCAAGCTCAGATATCTGAAATACTTGACCTTATTAGGCTCGGGTATAGAAGTTTTACCTGGCGGCCTAAAAGACATGATTAACCTTCAACGTTTGGACATCAATAGATGTCGTTCACTTCGATATTTGCCGGTTGGAATCGAGAAACTAACTAATCTTCGAATGCTTCCACGATTTCCTGTTGGTAAGGAGAGAGGGGCCAAAATAAGTGAATTGGGGGATTTAAATCTTCTTGAGGGGGAGTTGAAGATAGAAGGACTTAAGAATGTTGGAG